TCCTTCCACAGCAAACTTGGATGCAGAGTAGACGTCATTGAACAGAAGTCCTGTGTTGAAACATTAGGAGAACATCAAAAGTCTTTCACAGTTATTCAATTTGTCTGAAATTcagttcattaaaataaaacccaccttGTATTCCCATAACACTGCTCATCACCACAATATGGCCACTCTGCCTTTGCTTCATGTCTGGCAGCACCTCTTTCACCAATCGCACCAGGCCAAAGAAGTTGACTTCAAAGAGCTCTTTCATTGAGGTAATACTTTGGCACTCCAGTGGTCCAATCATGCCAAAGCCTGCATTGTTCACTACAACAATGCAATATTCTCTTTTAATAATGTTTGCTTGTTAAGTGAAATTTACTTTGAATATTAATATGGAAAGGAAACAGACCGAGGACATCCACTTGTCGGTTAGGGATGCTGTTGATGCACTCTTTGATGGATTCTTCACAGCAGGCATCCAACTTTTGGATCACCagggttttatttaataaatcaccTGCTGCTTTTTCCAAAGGGCCACGTTTCTCAAGATCCCTCATTGTGGCAACTACTGgctcagacaaacaaacaggatATCACTCACTTTGATTACTTATTATCTACTggatacagattttttttttaggtgcaGCAAAGAACATCAACAGCTTACCTTTGAACCGTTTGGCCTCATCCTTGGCCAAGCGTACTGCCACAGCCAAGCCAATACCAGAGGAGCAACCAGTAACCAGCACTCTCCTGGTCCCCATAGTGTCGACCTCAAGACTTACTAGTggactataataataatagtaaaaaaaaa
The DNA window shown above is from Xiphophorus couchianus chromosome 16, X_couchianus-1.0, whole genome shotgun sequence and carries:
- the LOC114160544 gene encoding retinol dehydrogenase 8, with protein sequence MGTRRVLVTGCSSGIGLAVAVRLAKDEAKRFKVVATMRDLEKRGPLEKAAGDLLNKTLVIQKLDACCEESIKECINSIPNRQVDVLVNNAGFGMIGPLECQSITSMKELFEVNFFGLVRLVKEVLPDMKQRQSGHIVVMSSVMGIQGLLFNDVYSASKFAVEGFCESLAVQAMKFNIKTTLVEPGPVMTEFERKVYEDAEIIDLSETDEETARIFRDIYLPYSRKIFTTLGQTPQDVAEQTQKVITAKEPPLRHQTNRLYMPMTALKHADPTGRLPLEAFYKMIFKHDTVFNATLGILRMMNRRKGNK